Below is a genomic region from Telmatobacter sp. DSM 110680.
GTGCTGAGCCCGACCCGGTAACGGCTTCAGTCATAACACTCATTGTGCAGCACGAACCTCAGCATGAGCAGCAACGCTTGAGAATGCTTGGCCGTTTGCGATTTCGATGGCCTGGTCGAGGTCGGAAACGATGTCGCGTATATCTTCGATGCCTACTGACAGGCGCACGAGTTCTGGCGTAACTCCAGTTGCCACCTGCTCCTCGACGGAGAGTTGCTGGTGGGTTGTGGACGCAGGATGAATTACCAGCGACTTGGCATCGCCGATATTGGCAACAAGCGAGAAGAGTTCCAGCGAATCGATAAACTTCTTCCCCGCGTCGTAACCGCCCTTGATCCCGAAGGTGATGAGGGCGCTCTGGCCGTTGGGAAGATACTTCTTTGCACGGGTGTAGTAAGGGCTGGACTCGAGTCCGGGATAATTGACCCACTCAACGCCGGGATGCTGTTGAAGATGACGGGCAACTGCCAGGGCGTTCTGCGAGTGGCGCTCGAGGCGAAGGTGGAGGGTCTCAATGCCTTGGAGGAGAAGGAACGCACTGTGCGGCGAAAGAGCGGCGCCGGTATCGCGCAGTCCCTGGATGCGGGCCTTGAGAATGAAGGCCAGCGGACCAAACGCCTCAGTGTAAGAGAGGCCGTGATACGACGGATCGGGCGCCGAGAACTCCTTGAAACGGCCTGAAGCTGCCCAGTCGAACTTGCCGGCATCGACAATAACGCCGCCGATGGTGGTTCCGTGGCCGCCTAGAAACTTGGTCGCGGAGTTCACCACGATGTCGGCTCCCCATTCAATGGGGCGGACGAGGGCTGGGGACGCGGAGGTGTTGTCGATTACGAGCGGCAAGCCGTTTTCGTGGGCGATTGCGGCCAGCTTCTCGATGTCGGCGATGTCGAGCTTGGGGTTGCCAAGAGTCTCGGTATAGACGGCTCGGGTTTTCGAGTTGATGGCTGCGCGCAGGCCATCGAAATCATCGGCGTCGACGAAACGGACAGTGATGCCGAGCCGTGGCAGCGTGTAGTGAAAGAGATTGTAGGTACCGCCGTAAAGAGAGGTGGTGGAGACGATCTCGTCACCGGCAGCAGCGAGGGTGGTGATGGTGAGTGTCTCGGCGGCCTGCCCTGAAGCCACTGCCAGAGCTGCTGCTCCGCCTTCGAGAGCCGCGACGCGCTTTTCAAGGACATCGGTAGTCGGGTTCATGATGCGCGTGTAGATGTTGCCAAATTCCTTGAGCGCGAAGAGGCGGCCGGCGTGGTCGGCGTCCTGAAACAGGTAAGAAGTGGTCTGGTAGATGGGGACAGCGCGTGAGCCGGTGGCGGGGTCGGGCGATTGGCCGGCGTGAACGGCGAGAGTTGCGAGGTGCTGTTTCTTCTCTTCAGACATCGTGATCTCCTTGGAATTTGGTATCGGATTGAGTAGCCGGGGATGGGATTTAAAAGAACCGCACCCAAGCCCGAAAATGCGAAAGCCCGAATCCTGATTCGGATCCGGGCCGCCTGGTTCTTGATCGGTTGCGACTAGCGCATTCGCCTCTCAGAAGCCACACGGATGGATCCGCATGCGCAACACATGCACATGGCCATGACCTCAATCCGGTGATTCGCTGAGCTCAGCATTGAAGGCAGTATCGCGGGAAGATCGACCTGATGTCAAATAATCACCGGCCGATTCACATCCACTGGATGGCGATTCTCGCAAGAAAGTCGGGATCGTCGGTCTGTATCAACTGAAAAATGACCGGTCACTGCGCTGACCTTTTCTTTGTGCTACCAGTCTACCATATCGCTGCGATGACCATCCAAGTCACGGCGGGAATGAATAGAAAGGGTGCCGCGGGCTTCGCGAGGTGCTTCAGGAATGCCACTGCAGCGTAAATCGCAACCGATGCCAGACTGATGACATGCATTAATGCGTACATGGACTGTTGCCAGGATGCTGTCCAACGCGCTGATATCCGGCCCAACCAGATCAAGCCCACAAATGGGGTCTCTACCCAAATTGCAAACATCAGCGCCAGCAGGCCGGAATGGTTATGACGACCGACCCAGAGAACAAGCCCGAGCGAAATTACAGCGCACAGGATCACGAGGATACCGGCCGCTTTGCGCTTTGCATCCGGTGCCGGTCGCGGCTCGATTGCCATTACCGCTACTCCTCAGCCTTCCAGACGTAGGCACCCGGCTGCGGCAGGCCGATGTGTGCCAACACCCGAAAGGTGAATTGGCGGGCCATTTCTGTGGAGTCGGCCGGCTTGTTGTAGAACGCCGGAATCACGGGGAAAATCACCGCCCCGGCTTCAGCCGCCAGCGTCATGTTGCGCAGGTGGATGCGATTGAAAGGGGTCTCGCGCACGCACAGAAGGAGCGGACGGCGCTCTTTCAGCGTCACGTCGGCGGCACGGGAGATGAGGGAGTTGGCGAGCCCGTTGGCGATGCTGGCCAGTGTGCCCATGGAGCATGGCAGGACGATCATGCCGTTGGATGGGTGACTGCCGCTGGCGATGGCCGCGCCGATGTCGCTGTCAGAGTGCTGCACGATCTTTGTGGATACATTACCGAGCAATTTTTCCAGCAGATTGGTGCGCCCGGAGATGCCGAGTTCCTCCGCCATGACGCGAAGCG
It encodes:
- a CDS encoding homocysteine synthase — translated: MSEEKKQHLATLAVHAGQSPDPATGSRAVPIYQTTSYLFQDADHAGRLFALKEFGNIYTRIMNPTTDVLEKRVAALEGGAAALAVASGQAAETLTITTLAAAGDEIVSTTSLYGGTYNLFHYTLPRLGITVRFVDADDFDGLRAAINSKTRAVYTETLGNPKLDIADIEKLAAIAHENGLPLVIDNTSASPALVRPIEWGADIVVNSATKFLGGHGTTIGGVIVDAGKFDWAASGRFKEFSAPDPSYHGLSYTEAFGPLAFILKARIQGLRDTGAALSPHSAFLLLQGIETLHLRLERHSQNALAVARHLQQHPGVEWVNYPGLESSPYYTRAKKYLPNGQSALITFGIKGGYDAGKKFIDSLELFSLVANIGDAKSLVIHPASTTHQQLSVEEQVATGVTPELVRLSVGIEDIRDIVSDLDQAIEIANGQAFSSVAAHAEVRAAQ
- a CDS encoding UbiX family flavin prenyltransferase, coding for MEALNLTVAITGASGAVLGRELLRALESDARVAHVHFVASENSLRVMAEELGISGRTNLLEKLLGNVSTKIVQHSDSDIGAAIASGSHPSNGMIVLPCSMGTLASIANGLANSLISRAADVTLKERRPLLLCVRETPFNRIHLRNMTLAAEAGAVIFPVIPAFYNKPADSTEMARQFTFRVLAHIGLPQPGAYVWKAEE